One genomic window of Anthonomus grandis grandis chromosome 3, icAntGran1.3, whole genome shotgun sequence includes the following:
- the LOC126733787 gene encoding uncharacterized protein LOC126733787 isoform X2, whose translation MTSFMSKKKKYKFQVEICLEELLEVPFVSAVLFAKMRLLDGGNFQDNSSRQEVRDHMVHWDAKFSFPCKMMANASTGVMEKCILRISIRKECKGGRSFTKLGFVDLNLAEYAGAGLIHKKALLEGYDMRHRQDNSMLKFRIQLNMIAGDILFKAPSPSLKHKSIPKEDTATDQRSDEFSSGSLAGSINSGSSGFGSLPKKRTPLPAELVIGQTLSESNHLAPIAVPFEAQLNDHCLDQTSEHINSVSVQEPGHSRNSSNTSQMSKASGYSSISHSRHSSSGDSTAGHIRNALQHESLRRPVSKFQRTYTFPKHRLNIPTTIPSESPGPQNGELNDSEVFHTPQSSISTLSHTNGETETFYTPQSEFITPKKYVNNKTSELAPSLKYQKQKSVQSSASEDYKTPDDYFGSNVFDKNFNALQKSASSSVVETIRNNQSNENNFLRGKNDNFNEVDGFVKPSLIFRHSENCNNNNYNLKPPQEGVLRSKSDFIIPKKSPEPRRNDRTWSKIAAFLTPRMHRKDILAQSTPVRGPDSGLIPPFSDPLSTKDTRAVSMGNLKLGNDGQLAVYCAIGSRNPSSGSLQTNSDTGSLDRAKAAYERRKKNPIAQDDTGVSGRVETTRVNPEECIADLLKNTNLGQADDSAETSGLQLFIAKDGTASLGSHEVKSQMSTGIPMFKQVVMDDR comes from the exons acaagAAGTAAGAGATCATATGGTTCACTGGGACgcaaaattttcttttccttGCAAAATGATGGCGAATGCCTCTACAGGAGTTATGGAGAAATGCATTCTAAGAATTTCAATTAGGAAGGAATGCAAGGGAGGGCGAAGTTTTACCAAG CTAGGATTTGTGGACTTAAATCTCGCGGAATACGCTGGAGCAggattaatacataaaaaagctttattggAAGGATACGATATGAGGCATAGGCAAGACAATAGTATGCTCAAGTTCAGAATTCAGCTCAATATGATCGCTGgcgatattttgtttaaagc GCCTTCTCCATCCCTGAAACACAAGTCAATACCAAAAGAAGATACAGCGACAGATCAAAGATCGGACGAATTTTCCAGCGGTTCTTTGGCTGGCTCTATCAACAGTGGTAGCTCAGGTTTCGGCAGCTTGCCTAAGAAGAGAACACCGTTACCCGCAg AACTTGTTATTGGTCAAACTCTAAGTGAATCCAACCACCTTGCCCCTATAGCAGTTCCCTTTGAGGCGCAATTAAACGATCATTGCCTGGACCAAACTAGCGAACATATTAACTCGGTGTCTGTGCAAGAACCCGGACACAGCCGGAACTCTTCAAATACCAGTCAAATGTCGAAGGCGTCCGGTTATAGCAGCATATCTCATAGCCGGCATAGTAGTAGCGGAGACTCGACTGCAGGACATATCAG GAACGCATTGCAGCACGAATCGCTTCGCAGGCCCGTATCCAAATTCCAACGCACTTATACCTTCCCTAAGCACCGCCTAAATATACCCACCACTATTCCATCCGAATCCCCTGGCCCCCAAAATGGTGAGTTAAACGATTCGGAGGTGTTCCACACCCCTCAGAGCAGTATTAGTACCCTATCACATACAAACGGTGAGACTGAGACATTTTATACTCCTCAAAGTGAGTTTATCACGCCAAAAAAGTACGTTAACAACAAAACTAGTGAGCTGGCTCCGTCGTTAAAGTATCAAAAGCAAAAAAGTGTTCAGAGCTCCGCTAGCGAGGATTACAAAACGCCCGATGATTATTTCGGTTCTAATGTTTTCGATAAAAACTTCAATGCACTACAAAAAAGTGCTTCTAGTAGCGTCGTTGAAACCATTCGCAACAATCAatcaaatgaaaataatttcttacgcGGCAAAAACGACAATTTTAATGAAGTGGACGGTTTCGTTAAACCGAGTCTGATTTTTAGACATTCTGAAAATTGTAACAACAACAATTATAACCTTAAGCCGCCGCAAGAGGGCGTGCTTCGCTCCAAAAGTGACTTTATAATTCCCAAAAAGTCGCCGGAGCCACGACGAAACGATCGCACTTGGTCCAAAATCGCGGCTTTTCTTACACCGCGCATGCACCGTAAAGATATTTTGGCTCAGTCCACCCCTGTCCGCGGCCCCGATTCGGGCTTGATCCCTCCCTTTTCCGATCCATTGTCCACGAAGGATACCAGGGCCGTATCGATGGGAAATTTGAAATTGGGCAACGACGGGCAATTGGCTGTTTACTGTGCAATTGGAAGCAG aAACCCGAGCTCTGGTAGTCTGCAGACGAACAGCGATACCGGTTCGTTAGATAGAGCCAAAGCAGCGTACGAGAGGCGAAAAAAGAACCCGATAGCGCAGGACGACACTGGCGTGTCCGGACGAGTGGAGACCACCAGGGTTAATCCGGAAGAATGTATAGCAGACTTGCTGAAAAACACTAATCTGGGGCAGGCGGATGATTCTGCTGAAA ccTCCGGCCTACAACTATTTATAGCCAAAGACGGTACTGCTTCACTAGGTAGCCACGAAGTAAAATCCCAAATGTCTACCGGGATTCCAATGTTCAAACAAGTGGTAATGGACGATAGGTAG
- the LOC126733787 gene encoding uncharacterized protein LOC126733787 isoform X3 yields MVHWDAKFSFPCKMMANASTGVMEKCILRISIRKECKGGRSFTKLGFVDLNLAEYAGAGLIHKKALLEGYDMRHRQDNSMLKFRIQLNMIAGDILFKAPSPSLKHKSIPKEDTATDQRSDEFSSGSLAGSINSGSSGFGSLPKKRTPLPAELVIGQTLSESNHLAPIAVPFEAQLNDHCLDQTSEHINSVSVQEPGHSRNSSNTSQMSKASGYSSISHSRHSSSGDSTAGHIRNALQHESLRRPVSKFQRTYTFPKHRLNIPTTIPSESPGPQNGELNDSEVFHTPQSSISTLSHTNGETETFYTPQSEFITPKKYVNNKTSELAPSLKYQKQKSVQSSASEDYKTPDDYFGSNVFDKNFNALQKSASSSVVETIRNNQSNENNFLRGKNDNFNEVDGFVKPSLIFRHSENCNNNNYNLKPPQEGVLRSKSDFIIPKKSPEPRRNDRTWSKIAAFLTPRMHRKDILAQSTPVRGPDSGLIPPFSDPLSTKDTRAVSMGNLKLGNDGQLAVYCAIGSRLHRKMLLEGVSITKLPTCDSPPEDHTEEENYFPEIEHRRSSTTIYVNPSSGSLQTNSDTGSLDRAKAAYERRKKNPIAQDDTGVSGRVETTRVNPEECIADLLKNTNLGQADDSAETSGLQLFIAKDGTASLGSHEVKSQMSTGIPMFKQVVMDDR; encoded by the exons ATGGTTCACTGGGACgcaaaattttcttttccttGCAAAATGATGGCGAATGCCTCTACAGGAGTTATGGAGAAATGCATTCTAAGAATTTCAATTAGGAAGGAATGCAAGGGAGGGCGAAGTTTTACCAAG CTAGGATTTGTGGACTTAAATCTCGCGGAATACGCTGGAGCAggattaatacataaaaaagctttattggAAGGATACGATATGAGGCATAGGCAAGACAATAGTATGCTCAAGTTCAGAATTCAGCTCAATATGATCGCTGgcgatattttgtttaaagc GCCTTCTCCATCCCTGAAACACAAGTCAATACCAAAAGAAGATACAGCGACAGATCAAAGATCGGACGAATTTTCCAGCGGTTCTTTGGCTGGCTCTATCAACAGTGGTAGCTCAGGTTTCGGCAGCTTGCCTAAGAAGAGAACACCGTTACCCGCAg AACTTGTTATTGGTCAAACTCTAAGTGAATCCAACCACCTTGCCCCTATAGCAGTTCCCTTTGAGGCGCAATTAAACGATCATTGCCTGGACCAAACTAGCGAACATATTAACTCGGTGTCTGTGCAAGAACCCGGACACAGCCGGAACTCTTCAAATACCAGTCAAATGTCGAAGGCGTCCGGTTATAGCAGCATATCTCATAGCCGGCATAGTAGTAGCGGAGACTCGACTGCAGGACATATCAG GAACGCATTGCAGCACGAATCGCTTCGCAGGCCCGTATCCAAATTCCAACGCACTTATACCTTCCCTAAGCACCGCCTAAATATACCCACCACTATTCCATCCGAATCCCCTGGCCCCCAAAATGGTGAGTTAAACGATTCGGAGGTGTTCCACACCCCTCAGAGCAGTATTAGTACCCTATCACATACAAACGGTGAGACTGAGACATTTTATACTCCTCAAAGTGAGTTTATCACGCCAAAAAAGTACGTTAACAACAAAACTAGTGAGCTGGCTCCGTCGTTAAAGTATCAAAAGCAAAAAAGTGTTCAGAGCTCCGCTAGCGAGGATTACAAAACGCCCGATGATTATTTCGGTTCTAATGTTTTCGATAAAAACTTCAATGCACTACAAAAAAGTGCTTCTAGTAGCGTCGTTGAAACCATTCGCAACAATCAatcaaatgaaaataatttcttacgcGGCAAAAACGACAATTTTAATGAAGTGGACGGTTTCGTTAAACCGAGTCTGATTTTTAGACATTCTGAAAATTGTAACAACAACAATTATAACCTTAAGCCGCCGCAAGAGGGCGTGCTTCGCTCCAAAAGTGACTTTATAATTCCCAAAAAGTCGCCGGAGCCACGACGAAACGATCGCACTTGGTCCAAAATCGCGGCTTTTCTTACACCGCGCATGCACCGTAAAGATATTTTGGCTCAGTCCACCCCTGTCCGCGGCCCCGATTCGGGCTTGATCCCTCCCTTTTCCGATCCATTGTCCACGAAGGATACCAGGGCCGTATCGATGGGAAATTTGAAATTGGGCAACGACGGGCAATTGGCTGTTTACTGTGCAATTGGAAGCAG GCTTCACCGCAAGATGCTATTAGAAGGTGTTTCGATAACAAAGCTACCAACCTGTGATAGTCCGCCGGAAGATCACACAGAGGAGGAAAACTATTTTCCTGAAATCGAACACAGGAGATCAAGCACCACCATATATGT aAACCCGAGCTCTGGTAGTCTGCAGACGAACAGCGATACCGGTTCGTTAGATAGAGCCAAAGCAGCGTACGAGAGGCGAAAAAAGAACCCGATAGCGCAGGACGACACTGGCGTGTCCGGACGAGTGGAGACCACCAGGGTTAATCCGGAAGAATGTATAGCAGACTTGCTGAAAAACACTAATCTGGGGCAGGCGGATGATTCTGCTGAAA ccTCCGGCCTACAACTATTTATAGCCAAAGACGGTACTGCTTCACTAGGTAGCCACGAAGTAAAATCCCAAATGTCTACCGGGATTCCAATGTTCAAACAAGTGGTAATGGACGATAGGTAG
- the LOC126733787 gene encoding uncharacterized protein LOC126733787 isoform X1 — protein sequence MTSFMSKKKKYKFQVEICLEELLEVPFVSAVLFAKMRLLDGGNFQDNSSRQEVRDHMVHWDAKFSFPCKMMANASTGVMEKCILRISIRKECKGGRSFTKLGFVDLNLAEYAGAGLIHKKALLEGYDMRHRQDNSMLKFRIQLNMIAGDILFKAPSPSLKHKSIPKEDTATDQRSDEFSSGSLAGSINSGSSGFGSLPKKRTPLPAELVIGQTLSESNHLAPIAVPFEAQLNDHCLDQTSEHINSVSVQEPGHSRNSSNTSQMSKASGYSSISHSRHSSSGDSTAGHIRNALQHESLRRPVSKFQRTYTFPKHRLNIPTTIPSESPGPQNGELNDSEVFHTPQSSISTLSHTNGETETFYTPQSEFITPKKYVNNKTSELAPSLKYQKQKSVQSSASEDYKTPDDYFGSNVFDKNFNALQKSASSSVVETIRNNQSNENNFLRGKNDNFNEVDGFVKPSLIFRHSENCNNNNYNLKPPQEGVLRSKSDFIIPKKSPEPRRNDRTWSKIAAFLTPRMHRKDILAQSTPVRGPDSGLIPPFSDPLSTKDTRAVSMGNLKLGNDGQLAVYCAIGSRLHRKMLLEGVSITKLPTCDSPPEDHTEEENYFPEIEHRRSSTTIYVNPSSGSLQTNSDTGSLDRAKAAYERRKKNPIAQDDTGVSGRVETTRVNPEECIADLLKNTNLGQADDSAETSGLQLFIAKDGTASLGSHEVKSQMSTGIPMFKQVVMDDR from the exons acaagAAGTAAGAGATCATATGGTTCACTGGGACgcaaaattttcttttccttGCAAAATGATGGCGAATGCCTCTACAGGAGTTATGGAGAAATGCATTCTAAGAATTTCAATTAGGAAGGAATGCAAGGGAGGGCGAAGTTTTACCAAG CTAGGATTTGTGGACTTAAATCTCGCGGAATACGCTGGAGCAggattaatacataaaaaagctttattggAAGGATACGATATGAGGCATAGGCAAGACAATAGTATGCTCAAGTTCAGAATTCAGCTCAATATGATCGCTGgcgatattttgtttaaagc GCCTTCTCCATCCCTGAAACACAAGTCAATACCAAAAGAAGATACAGCGACAGATCAAAGATCGGACGAATTTTCCAGCGGTTCTTTGGCTGGCTCTATCAACAGTGGTAGCTCAGGTTTCGGCAGCTTGCCTAAGAAGAGAACACCGTTACCCGCAg AACTTGTTATTGGTCAAACTCTAAGTGAATCCAACCACCTTGCCCCTATAGCAGTTCCCTTTGAGGCGCAATTAAACGATCATTGCCTGGACCAAACTAGCGAACATATTAACTCGGTGTCTGTGCAAGAACCCGGACACAGCCGGAACTCTTCAAATACCAGTCAAATGTCGAAGGCGTCCGGTTATAGCAGCATATCTCATAGCCGGCATAGTAGTAGCGGAGACTCGACTGCAGGACATATCAG GAACGCATTGCAGCACGAATCGCTTCGCAGGCCCGTATCCAAATTCCAACGCACTTATACCTTCCCTAAGCACCGCCTAAATATACCCACCACTATTCCATCCGAATCCCCTGGCCCCCAAAATGGTGAGTTAAACGATTCGGAGGTGTTCCACACCCCTCAGAGCAGTATTAGTACCCTATCACATACAAACGGTGAGACTGAGACATTTTATACTCCTCAAAGTGAGTTTATCACGCCAAAAAAGTACGTTAACAACAAAACTAGTGAGCTGGCTCCGTCGTTAAAGTATCAAAAGCAAAAAAGTGTTCAGAGCTCCGCTAGCGAGGATTACAAAACGCCCGATGATTATTTCGGTTCTAATGTTTTCGATAAAAACTTCAATGCACTACAAAAAAGTGCTTCTAGTAGCGTCGTTGAAACCATTCGCAACAATCAatcaaatgaaaataatttcttacgcGGCAAAAACGACAATTTTAATGAAGTGGACGGTTTCGTTAAACCGAGTCTGATTTTTAGACATTCTGAAAATTGTAACAACAACAATTATAACCTTAAGCCGCCGCAAGAGGGCGTGCTTCGCTCCAAAAGTGACTTTATAATTCCCAAAAAGTCGCCGGAGCCACGACGAAACGATCGCACTTGGTCCAAAATCGCGGCTTTTCTTACACCGCGCATGCACCGTAAAGATATTTTGGCTCAGTCCACCCCTGTCCGCGGCCCCGATTCGGGCTTGATCCCTCCCTTTTCCGATCCATTGTCCACGAAGGATACCAGGGCCGTATCGATGGGAAATTTGAAATTGGGCAACGACGGGCAATTGGCTGTTTACTGTGCAATTGGAAGCAG GCTTCACCGCAAGATGCTATTAGAAGGTGTTTCGATAACAAAGCTACCAACCTGTGATAGTCCGCCGGAAGATCACACAGAGGAGGAAAACTATTTTCCTGAAATCGAACACAGGAGATCAAGCACCACCATATATGT aAACCCGAGCTCTGGTAGTCTGCAGACGAACAGCGATACCGGTTCGTTAGATAGAGCCAAAGCAGCGTACGAGAGGCGAAAAAAGAACCCGATAGCGCAGGACGACACTGGCGTGTCCGGACGAGTGGAGACCACCAGGGTTAATCCGGAAGAATGTATAGCAGACTTGCTGAAAAACACTAATCTGGGGCAGGCGGATGATTCTGCTGAAA ccTCCGGCCTACAACTATTTATAGCCAAAGACGGTACTGCTTCACTAGGTAGCCACGAAGTAAAATCCCAAATGTCTACCGGGATTCCAATGTTCAAACAAGTGGTAATGGACGATAGGTAG